A genomic window from Peromyscus maniculatus bairdii isolate BWxNUB_F1_BW_parent chromosome 1, HU_Pman_BW_mat_3.1, whole genome shotgun sequence includes:
- the LOC107400342 gene encoding vomeronasal type-1 receptor 2-like → MDLFNLAIRIIFLSQTTTGILGNLSLMFYYLVLYYRERKLKPTDLILMHLMASNALVILSAGVPHTMTVWGLKQFVNNFGCQLLLYMQRFGRSVSIGSICLLSVFQAITINPRGFYWKDHKFKAAKYIGCSIDLLWVLYMLINFIFVVYPFIERNSKNTTRKHDFGYCSIVGSDEISGSLYVALLVCPEIFFSVMITWSSSSMIVILYRHKQSVQHIRSTTGSSRTSPESRAAQNILALVATFLVFYTLSSILRGCIAFFHNQNWWLVNITRFTSLCFPSFGPFVLMNHYSILSRFSLVWRRNKTS, encoded by the coding sequence atggatttatttaatcTGGCAATTAGAATCATTTTCTTATCACAAACTACCActggaattctaggaaatctcTCTCTTATGTTCTACTATCTAGTCCTTTACTACAGAGAACGCAAACTAAAGCCCACAGATTTGATTCTCATGCACCTAATGGCATCCAATGCCTTGGTCATTCTCTCTGCAGGAGTGCCCCACACAATGACAGTTTGGGGATTGAAgcaatttgtaaataatttcgGATGCCAGCTCCTATTGTACATGCAAAGATTTGGGCGAAGTGTGTCCATTGGCAGCATTTGCCTCCTTAGTGTCTTCCAAGCCATCACCATCAATCCAAGGGGATTCTATTGGAaagatcacaaattcaaagcTGCAAAGTACATTGGCTGCTCCATTGACCTTCTCTGGGTCTTGTACATGTTGATAAATTTCATTTTCGTTGTGTACCCTTTTATTGAAAGGAATAGCAAAAATACTACAAGAAAACATGATTTTGGATATTGCTCAATTGTAGGGAGTGATGAAATCAGTGGCTCACTCTATGTAGCATTGCTTGTGTGTCCTGAAATATTCTTTTCCGTTATGATCACCTGGTCCAGCAGCTCCATGATTGTCATTCTGTACAGACACAAGCAGAGTGTCCAACACATCCGCAGCACTACTGGTTCTAGCAGAACCTCCCCTGAGTCCAGAGCCGCCCAGAACATCCTGGCATTGGTAGCTACCTTTCTGGTTTTTTATACCCTCTCCTCCATCTTACGAGGCTGCATTGCTTTTTTTCATAATCAAAACTGGTGGCTTGTGAACATCACCCGTTTCACTTCTCTATGTTTTCCATCTTTTGGACCGTTTGTTCTTATGAATCATTATTCCATTCTGTCCAGATTCAGTTTGGTCTGGAGGAGGAATAAAACCTCTTAA